A portion of the Rhodococcus pseudokoreensis genome contains these proteins:
- a CDS encoding acetoacetate--CoA ligase has translation MSSTALPSRPIWAPSDEQIGTTTLTRFQDHVRATHGLEFEDYESLWRWSVTDLEGFWSSVWNFFGLDSESGYERVLTDEAMPGTRWFPGARVNFARFLLERGKPEATAVVSIDETGHTRYLTWSALRQQVSALAAELDRAEVAVGDVVAGYLPNIAEAVVAFLATASIGAVWSSVGQDYAAQAVVDRFEQLAPKVLIAADGYTFGGRTHTRGSTVDEIVSQLPSLAQVILVDNVGDSPTTDIRRGARSPVTWRSWDEAMTTVGRNTPVDVPFDHPLWVLFSSGTTGRPKGLVHGHGGVLVEKVKQIGLHWDLGPDDRVFWYTSPSWMMWNTQVSALLSGGSIVCYDGSPIHPDSNWLWRIAADLDVSFLGVSPGYLQASANEDVHPAAQFDLSRLRAMGSTGSPLAAHLQLWARDRVGDLPLWSMSGGTDLASALVGGVPTQPVWSGRISGRCLGAAVEAWDEHGNPVHDSVGELVVRKPMPSMPIRLWNDPDGTKYRSAYFENYPGVWRQGDWITVHGDGTVVIHGRSDSTLNRNGIRMGSSDIYAVVESLPEITEALVIGAEQPDGTYWMPLFVVLRPDFHLDDFARERIRSEIRDKVSPRHVPDEIFAVPALPHTRTGKKIEVPIKRILQGAAVDEVISRDAVDDASLLDFYSDLVARRNLVPAETR, from the coding sequence ATGTCATCGACAGCACTTCCGAGCCGGCCGATATGGGCTCCGAGCGACGAGCAGATCGGCACAACCACCCTCACACGATTCCAGGATCACGTGCGGGCGACACACGGCCTTGAATTCGAGGACTACGAGAGCTTGTGGCGTTGGTCCGTGACGGACCTCGAGGGATTCTGGTCGTCCGTGTGGAATTTTTTCGGACTGGACAGCGAATCAGGGTACGAACGAGTTCTCACCGACGAGGCGATGCCCGGCACTCGATGGTTCCCCGGCGCCCGCGTGAACTTCGCGCGCTTCCTGCTCGAGCGGGGCAAGCCCGAGGCCACCGCCGTCGTCAGCATCGACGAGACCGGACACACGAGGTACCTCACCTGGTCTGCACTGCGTCAGCAGGTATCCGCTCTGGCGGCCGAACTCGATCGAGCAGAGGTCGCGGTGGGCGACGTGGTGGCCGGGTACCTGCCGAATATCGCCGAGGCCGTCGTGGCGTTTCTGGCGACCGCGTCGATTGGTGCCGTGTGGTCCTCGGTTGGTCAGGACTATGCGGCGCAGGCTGTTGTCGACCGATTCGAGCAGCTCGCACCCAAGGTACTCATTGCCGCCGATGGCTACACATTCGGAGGGAGAACCCACACTCGCGGTTCGACGGTGGACGAGATCGTGTCCCAGCTCCCATCCCTCGCTCAGGTGATTCTCGTCGACAATGTGGGAGACAGCCCCACCACCGACATTCGTCGAGGCGCCCGTTCCCCGGTGACATGGCGCAGCTGGGACGAGGCGATGACGACCGTAGGGCGGAATACCCCCGTCGATGTTCCATTCGATCATCCGCTCTGGGTTCTGTTTTCCTCAGGGACGACAGGTCGGCCCAAGGGCCTGGTGCACGGGCACGGCGGGGTGCTGGTCGAGAAGGTCAAACAGATCGGACTGCATTGGGACCTGGGGCCCGATGATCGCGTCTTCTGGTACACCTCCCCGAGTTGGATGATGTGGAATACCCAGGTGTCGGCACTACTCAGTGGTGGGAGCATCGTCTGCTACGACGGCTCGCCGATCCACCCCGACAGTAACTGGCTGTGGAGGATCGCTGCCGACCTGGACGTCAGTTTTCTGGGCGTCAGCCCAGGGTATTTGCAAGCCAGTGCCAACGAGGATGTGCATCCCGCCGCGCAGTTCGACCTCAGCCGACTGCGTGCGATGGGCAGCACAGGCTCGCCTCTGGCCGCTCACCTCCAACTGTGGGCCCGCGATCGCGTCGGCGATCTTCCGCTGTGGTCGATGAGCGGCGGCACCGATTTGGCCAGTGCACTGGTCGGTGGAGTGCCGACACAACCGGTGTGGTCCGGCAGGATCTCCGGCCGCTGTCTCGGCGCCGCTGTGGAAGCATGGGACGAGCACGGTAATCCCGTCCACGACAGCGTCGGTGAACTCGTCGTCCGCAAGCCGATGCCGAGCATGCCGATCAGGCTGTGGAACGACCCCGACGGCACAAAATACCGAAGCGCCTATTTCGAGAACTATCCCGGCGTGTGGCGGCAGGGCGACTGGATCACCGTGCACGGTGACGGGACTGTCGTTATTCACGGTCGATCGGATTCCACCCTCAACCGCAACGGCATCCGCATGGGCAGTTCTGACATCTACGCGGTCGTCGAATCCCTGCCCGAGATCACCGAAGCACTCGTCATCGGCGCCGAACAGCCCGACGGCACCTACTGGATGCCGCTGTTCGTCGTCCTCCGACCCGACTTCCATCTCGACGACTTCGCGAGAGAGCGAATCAGGTCCGAGATCCGGGACAAGGTCTCGCCCCGACATGTTCCCGACGAGATCTTCGCCGTCCCGGCTCTTCCGCACACACGCACCGGGAAGAAGATCGAGGTACCCATCAAGAGGATCCTGCAGGGTGCGGCTGTGGACGAGGTAATCAGCAGAGACGCTGTCGACGACGCATCACTACTGGATTTCTACAGTGACCTCGTCGCCCGCCGCAACCTTGTGCCGGCCGAGACCCGGTAA
- a CDS encoding MFS transporter yields MSARLERLPLSRWHRMICALIAGALVFEFIDLYAFSFSAPALLVHQGFTVPNIGSITAATGVGAFLGAFVGGWAADRWGRKPVLMVLLVVFSLPCLVNAFVSTPDMFLILRFITAIGYQGTSVAAIVLLAEIFPGAIRGRAIAWAIAISGLGPITLTWIAYLLVPNYGWGWRALFVVGGMGLFLMIPFGRCLPESPRWLESRGRLDRADDVMGNIEAAVRRDGHELCEPIAVAIERPAGEAGRESGLRALIRGGYGKRFIVTCSLWILGVVGYFGFTAWLSTLLKLKGYSLGEAALITAIITTVGMLGLLTSTVVADRWERKYTLAVVAVLICAVAVIFTTSDSTAILIGLGCILQVLFHVTVPLTNAYSSEVFPTQFRSVGSGWASSSSRIANIFAPLVISSLIVGYGISAVFYFIAAVMAVMALVMALFGESTKGVSLEAANKAPSETSLPAVC; encoded by the coding sequence GTGTCTGCACGGCTGGAGCGGCTACCGCTGAGCCGGTGGCATCGGATGATCTGCGCATTGATTGCCGGCGCGCTGGTCTTCGAGTTCATCGATCTGTACGCCTTCTCCTTCAGTGCGCCGGCGCTGCTCGTGCACCAAGGGTTCACGGTTCCGAACATCGGATCCATCACCGCTGCCACAGGTGTCGGGGCCTTCCTGGGGGCCTTTGTCGGAGGGTGGGCCGCAGACAGGTGGGGGCGCAAGCCGGTCCTGATGGTCCTACTCGTGGTGTTCTCGTTGCCCTGCCTGGTCAACGCGTTCGTATCGACCCCGGACATGTTCTTGATCTTGAGATTCATCACGGCAATTGGCTATCAGGGCACGAGCGTCGCAGCGATCGTGCTGTTGGCCGAGATCTTTCCCGGGGCGATCCGGGGCCGTGCCATCGCGTGGGCCATCGCCATCTCCGGCCTCGGCCCGATCACGCTCACCTGGATCGCCTACCTGCTGGTGCCGAACTACGGCTGGGGATGGCGTGCGCTCTTCGTGGTCGGCGGGATGGGCCTGTTCCTGATGATCCCGTTCGGCCGCTGTCTCCCGGAGTCGCCGCGGTGGCTGGAATCACGGGGCCGGCTCGACAGGGCCGATGACGTCATGGGCAACATCGAGGCCGCGGTGCGACGCGACGGCCACGAGTTGTGCGAGCCGATTGCTGTTGCCATCGAGCGGCCGGCAGGCGAGGCCGGACGTGAATCGGGATTGCGAGCACTGATCAGAGGCGGATACGGCAAGCGGTTCATCGTGACCTGCTCGCTGTGGATTCTCGGAGTTGTCGGCTATTTCGGCTTCACGGCCTGGCTCTCCACGCTGTTGAAGCTCAAGGGTTACAGCCTGGGAGAAGCTGCCCTGATCACCGCCATCATCACGACCGTCGGAATGCTGGGGCTCCTGACCAGCACCGTCGTGGCCGACCGGTGGGAGCGTAAGTACACCCTGGCGGTGGTCGCGGTCCTGATCTGTGCCGTTGCGGTTATCTTCACCACCAGCGACTCGACCGCCATCCTGATCGGCCTCGGTTGCATCCTGCAGGTGCTCTTCCACGTGACCGTGCCGCTGACCAACGCCTACTCGAGCGAGGTATTCCCCACCCAGTTCCGTTCGGTCGGGTCGGGTTGGGCGAGCTCATCCTCCAGGATTGCCAATATCTTTGCACCGCTCGTGATCTCGTCACTGATCGTCGGCTACGGAATATCCGCGGTGTTCTATTTCATTGCCGCGGTGATGGCAGTCATGGCCCTGGTCATGGCGCTGTTCGGAGAATCCACCAAGGGTGTGAGCCTCGAGGCCGCGAACAAGGCGCCCTCCGAGACGTCGTTGCCGGCCGTCTGCTGA
- a CDS encoding TauD/TfdA family dioxygenase, with product MIPQQFGIHVPPQPASASAGAVLQVPYRSRNSWHAGDLVDATDWCIQLSAADVAELDSALRAAQACSLPILRLESEHFPLPNLAARLRQVATSLDGGLGFAAIRGIPAEHYGEADLRTILWGIGQHLGIPVSQNAYGHMLGTVRPSAATEKAAPLTSAGSDVTAVLGLGSGNRSVVVSSAAIFNEILAGWPHLAERLFRTYHLDRRGDQPPGERPYRAVPLACWFDGKLSIRYSRHDIDSAQRYSGVPGLDSDDLALLDLVDELLGSARLRFEVDLRPGEIHLFNNYAVLHAQTHVSSRGRAATDLLELWLTLRHGRALPSAFTWLNGRGGRGEVTPRDVVMPTGIGRSQRP from the coding sequence ATGATCCCCCAACAGTTCGGGATTCACGTTCCTCCGCAGCCGGCTTCCGCGTCGGCCGGGGCCGTATTGCAGGTGCCGTACCGTTCACGTAATTCGTGGCACGCCGGTGATCTGGTCGATGCCACTGACTGGTGCATCCAGCTGTCGGCCGCAGACGTCGCAGAGCTCGACTCGGCCTTGCGAGCTGCCCAGGCATGTAGTTTGCCGATCCTCAGGCTCGAGTCCGAGCATTTTCCGCTTCCGAACCTTGCGGCGAGGCTGCGGCAGGTCGCGACCAGCCTCGACGGCGGCCTCGGGTTTGCCGCGATCCGTGGGATCCCGGCGGAACACTACGGCGAGGCAGATCTCAGGACGATCCTGTGGGGAATCGGTCAGCACCTCGGGATCCCGGTATCCCAGAACGCATACGGCCACATGCTCGGCACGGTGCGGCCGTCAGCGGCGACCGAGAAGGCTGCGCCGCTCACCTCCGCGGGGTCCGATGTCACCGCGGTACTCGGCCTGGGATCCGGCAATCGGTCTGTCGTGGTCAGTTCGGCGGCAATCTTCAACGAGATTCTTGCCGGGTGGCCGCATCTCGCCGAGCGGCTGTTCAGGACCTATCACCTCGACCGTCGCGGGGATCAGCCTCCAGGTGAGCGACCGTACCGTGCAGTGCCCTTGGCCTGTTGGTTCGACGGCAAACTGAGCATTCGCTACTCCCGACACGATATTGATTCCGCACAACGGTATTCCGGCGTGCCAGGACTCGATTCTGACGACCTCGCACTGTTGGACCTTGTCGATGAACTGCTCGGATCGGCGCGCTTGCGGTTCGAGGTAGACCTGCGGCCCGGCGAGATTCACCTGTTCAACAATTACGCCGTACTGCACGCGCAGACCCACGTCAGCTCACGTGGGCGCGCGGCCACAGACTTGCTCGAGCTCTGGTTGACCCTCCGTCACGGACGTGCGCTGCCCTCGGCTTTCACCTGGCTGAACGGCCGGGGCGGTCGAGGCGAGGTAACTCCCCGCGACGTCGTGATGCCCACCGGCATCGGTCGGTCGCAGCGCCCATAG
- a CDS encoding AraC family transcriptional regulator translates to MKPLARYATLIGYLDVCRDVGIEPVPLMKDAGVDVGGLGTQDRWISAAAIARLLEQSAAQSGREDFGLQLAVRRQFANLGPLSVVVRDEPDVRSALRILARYTHVYNEALQPHLHEANGVMTVRIDTNVGEQIEARQFVELGVAAIYRLLRGFIGSRWKPLAVCFPHPAPADVSTHRRIFGGTINFDSDFTGIVIESRDLDSPNRMSDPSLRPYTHHILASFGEPGDVSVALRVRESIEVLLPTGRCSAEQVARSLGIDRRSLHRRLTETGETYSSILNSVRTDLAERMVGSARPDLTEISTLLAFSAPSSFSRWFHGQFGCSPTQWRLQHQSSS, encoded by the coding sequence GTGAAACCTCTTGCTCGCTACGCAACGTTGATCGGCTATCTCGACGTATGTCGCGATGTGGGGATCGAACCGGTACCGCTGATGAAGGACGCGGGAGTTGATGTCGGCGGTCTCGGCACGCAAGATCGATGGATCTCCGCGGCGGCGATTGCCCGGCTCCTCGAGCAATCTGCGGCCCAGTCCGGGCGCGAAGACTTCGGGTTACAACTGGCCGTACGCCGTCAGTTCGCAAATCTCGGTCCGCTCAGCGTGGTTGTCCGGGACGAACCGGATGTTCGGAGTGCTCTTCGAATCCTCGCCCGATATACGCACGTCTATAACGAGGCGCTGCAGCCTCACTTGCACGAGGCGAACGGCGTGATGACGGTACGCATCGACACCAATGTCGGGGAACAGATCGAAGCGAGGCAATTTGTCGAACTCGGGGTCGCCGCAATATATCGATTGTTGCGCGGCTTCATCGGTTCACGCTGGAAGCCACTCGCGGTGTGTTTTCCCCACCCGGCACCCGCGGATGTCAGCACCCACCGCCGCATCTTCGGGGGGACTATCAATTTCGATTCCGATTTCACCGGGATCGTCATCGAGTCTCGTGACCTCGACTCCCCCAACCGGATGTCGGACCCATCTCTTCGCCCCTACACCCACCACATTCTCGCGTCGTTCGGCGAGCCCGGAGATGTGAGCGTCGCTCTACGAGTTCGCGAATCAATCGAGGTTCTGTTACCGACCGGGCGTTGCAGTGCTGAACAGGTAGCTCGCAGCCTCGGCATCGACCGTCGGTCGCTGCACCGACGACTGACCGAAACCGGCGAAACCTACTCGTCGATCCTGAACTCGGTACGGACCGACCTCGCAGAACGCATGGTCGGAAGCGCACGCCCCGACCTCACCGAGATTTCCACTCTTCTCGCCTTCTCTGCACCGAGCAGTTTCTCACGCTGGTTCCACGGACAGTTCGGCTGCAGCCCCACCCAATGGCGTCTCCAGCACCAGTCGTCGTCATGA
- a CDS encoding AraC family transcriptional regulator ligand-binding domain-containing protein, giving the protein MDPLALIRSAGLDPLALVNPDGWISAVAVDHLLEASAAAAACESFGLRLAETRQLSHFGALSLVAQEEPDVRSAVSVLLLHGDLHNEAVHSRLVEAHGLATVRVAGTEIALGRQSTELAVAVLVQILRNFLKPDWQPVSVCFTHDSPSGLEVHQRVLGDSVVFNHTFNGIVLYSDQLDAENPMSDPSLRPYAQQYLESISRRSHPTITGQVRKAIETLLPTGRCSINYVAQSLSLDQRTLQRRLAHSNETFAGIRNSVRVELAECYVRNREHSLTWVAEELGFSSLSSFSRWFRGEFGHGPRAWSAAGMRPPPPAPKLSRRGG; this is encoded by the coding sequence GTGGATCCGCTGGCCTTGATCCGATCGGCAGGCCTCGACCCGTTGGCGCTGGTGAATCCGGACGGCTGGATTTCCGCGGTGGCCGTCGACCACCTTCTCGAGGCTTCCGCGGCCGCCGCTGCATGCGAGAGCTTCGGACTCAGACTTGCGGAGACGCGGCAATTGTCCCATTTCGGAGCCCTCAGCCTGGTCGCCCAGGAGGAGCCGGACGTTCGGAGCGCTGTGTCCGTACTACTGCTCCACGGGGACCTGCACAACGAGGCAGTGCACAGCAGGCTGGTCGAAGCACACGGCCTGGCTACCGTCCGAGTCGCCGGTACCGAAATTGCGCTGGGACGTCAGAGCACTGAACTCGCCGTTGCGGTGCTCGTACAGATACTTCGAAATTTTCTGAAACCCGACTGGCAGCCGGTATCGGTCTGCTTCACACATGACTCTCCGTCCGGCCTCGAGGTGCACCAGCGAGTCCTGGGCGATTCTGTCGTTTTCAATCACACGTTCAACGGGATCGTTCTCTACTCCGATCAACTGGATGCCGAGAACCCGATGTCCGACCCGTCGCTGCGGCCCTACGCTCAGCAATATCTCGAATCCATCTCCCGCCGTTCGCATCCGACCATCACAGGGCAGGTGAGAAAGGCCATCGAAACACTGCTGCCGACCGGTCGATGTTCGATCAATTATGTGGCGCAGAGCCTCAGCCTGGACCAAAGGACGCTGCAGCGACGCCTTGCCCATTCGAACGAGACCTTTGCCGGGATTCGAAATTCCGTTCGCGTGGAATTGGCGGAATGCTATGTGAGAAACCGAGAGCATTCACTGACATGGGTCGCCGAGGAACTCGGGTTCTCCTCCCTCAGTTCGTTTTCCCGGTGGTTTCGGGGCGAGTTCGGGCACGGTCCGAGGGCGTGGAGCGCAGCCGGGATGCGTCCACCCCCGCCTGCGCCGAAGCTCTCCAGGCGCGGGGGCTGA
- a CDS encoding carboxymuconolactone decarboxylase family protein, whose amino-acid sequence MTIDAPISTPVVDRLQATGYWNPLWDQLFEWDPEWTEQFVTMGTMSNRDGILSPKFVELLSIGIDASTTHLYAPGVRRHIRAALEIGVTRQEILAVLQLVSVLGIHSCNLGVPILAEELKAFEAESGQPTPMTKERQ is encoded by the coding sequence ATGACCATCGATGCGCCGATTTCCACCCCGGTCGTGGACCGACTACAAGCCACCGGATACTGGAACCCCCTGTGGGACCAGCTGTTCGAGTGGGATCCGGAATGGACCGAGCAGTTCGTGACCATGGGCACGATGTCGAACCGTGACGGCATCCTGTCGCCGAAGTTCGTCGAGTTGCTCAGCATCGGCATCGACGCCTCGACGACGCACCTGTACGCACCCGGGGTTCGGCGTCATATCCGGGCTGCGCTCGAAATCGGTGTCACCCGACAGGAGATCCTCGCGGTGCTCCAACTGGTCAGCGTGCTCGGAATTCACTCGTGCAATTTGGGCGTTCCCATCCTCGCGGAAGAACTGAAGGCGTTCGAGGCCGAATCCGGCCAGCCCACCCCTATGACGAAAGAGCGTCAATGA
- a CDS encoding MFS transporter — MTTAKTYRGRSTGHSGGLARPRLVTNRRVWGTTGLVIFLYIVNYADKAVLGIIAQPLARELDFTASQIGLVGSLFYLAFTIGGFLAGPLNRYLTLKWALLVVALIWSVVMLPLVLAASFAVLVASRMLLGLSEGPATALMHTAAYSWHPPAKRGLVTALLGSSASVAKIVIAPILAFVTIEYGWRVAILVLSGLGALWAVCWLIGWTEGPHIAKTVEAEDSVPAQATGDASPTQPSVPWRRIFLSRTFVTCALLAMALYALTTVVLTWLPSYFELGLGYTALQAGSLFALPSVVALVTMIASGAITDRLIQRGVGSRVARIVIASAGVLVCGAVLVTLPLIEVPVVAVVVLSLGYGSALIALPLIHSAVSELCPPQQTAGTMGMYLALMGIGGLIAPYATGVVVEHAATAADGYALAFQGVGIFVAIGGILILLFANPERDRLLICRTP, encoded by the coding sequence ATGACTACTGCCAAGACGTACCGGGGCCGTTCAACCGGTCACTCCGGTGGCCTCGCCCGACCTCGTCTCGTGACGAATCGACGGGTATGGGGTACGACAGGACTCGTCATCTTCCTCTATATCGTGAACTACGCCGACAAGGCAGTCTTGGGCATCATCGCCCAGCCGTTGGCGCGCGAGCTCGATTTCACCGCTTCGCAGATCGGACTGGTCGGCTCGCTGTTCTATCTGGCATTTACGATCGGAGGCTTCCTGGCCGGTCCCTTGAACAGGTACCTCACGCTCAAATGGGCGTTGCTGGTGGTTGCCCTCATATGGTCGGTCGTCATGTTGCCGCTGGTGCTCGCGGCCTCCTTTGCGGTACTGGTCGCTTCACGGATGCTACTCGGACTGTCCGAGGGGCCGGCTACTGCACTGATGCACACCGCTGCGTATTCGTGGCATCCGCCCGCCAAGCGCGGCCTGGTGACCGCATTGCTCGGTAGTTCCGCCTCCGTTGCGAAGATCGTCATTGCACCCATCCTTGCCTTCGTCACCATCGAGTACGGCTGGCGCGTAGCGATCTTGGTCCTTTCCGGGCTGGGGGCATTGTGGGCAGTGTGTTGGCTGATCGGCTGGACCGAGGGCCCACACATCGCGAAGACGGTCGAGGCTGAGGATTCGGTGCCGGCGCAGGCCACGGGGGATGCGTCGCCCACGCAGCCCTCCGTTCCATGGCGTCGGATCTTTCTCTCGCGCACGTTCGTCACCTGCGCTCTCCTGGCGATGGCTCTCTATGCCTTGACCACGGTCGTGCTTACCTGGCTGCCGTCCTACTTCGAGCTGGGCCTCGGCTACACGGCCTTGCAGGCTGGGTCGCTGTTCGCGCTTCCGTCCGTCGTAGCTCTGGTGACCATGATCGCGTCCGGCGCGATCACTGACCGTTTGATTCAGCGCGGCGTCGGCTCGCGGGTCGCGCGCATCGTCATCGCGAGTGCAGGTGTCCTCGTGTGCGGGGCCGTGCTGGTGACGCTTCCGTTGATCGAGGTGCCGGTAGTGGCCGTCGTCGTGCTCTCCCTCGGATACGGCTCCGCTTTGATCGCGTTGCCGTTGATACATTCCGCCGTCTCCGAGCTGTGCCCACCGCAGCAGACCGCCGGCACGATGGGTATGTACCTGGCCCTGATGGGCATCGGAGGTTTGATCGCTCCGTATGCGACTGGTGTCGTCGTCGAGCACGCGGCGACTGCAGCAGATGGATACGCTCTAGCGTTTCAAGGCGTCGGCATCTTCGTAGCGATCGGCGGCATCCTCATTCTGCTGTTCGCGAACCCCGAGCGGGACCGCCTACTCATCTGCCGTACGCCGTAG
- a CDS encoding RBBP9/YdeN family alpha/beta hydrolase: MHNTDTPTVVFVPGLRDHNPDHWQSLLADTLPKTRTVPPLERNSLNLDAREAALDTILSEIDGPVVLVAHSAGVMITVHWAARRDGHQIVGALLVAPPDLETPMPEGHSTVQDLDDAGWLPIPREPLPFPCTAVASTNDPLSTFDRAADFAESWGARLVNAGAVGHLNPISGYGHWEQGHQFLEELLEEVATGAGTDS, encoded by the coding sequence ATGCACAACACCGACACGCCAACCGTGGTCTTCGTCCCCGGACTACGCGACCACAACCCTGACCACTGGCAAAGTTTGCTCGCGGATACTTTGCCCAAGACCCGCACGGTGCCACCTCTCGAACGCAACTCCCTGAATCTGGATGCACGCGAGGCCGCACTCGACACGATCCTGTCCGAGATCGACGGACCAGTCGTGCTCGTCGCGCACAGCGCCGGCGTGATGATCACAGTGCACTGGGCGGCTCGACGAGACGGTCATCAGATTGTCGGCGCATTGCTGGTTGCGCCACCAGACCTCGAAACCCCGATGCCCGAGGGACATTCGACGGTCCAAGATCTCGACGATGCCGGATGGTTGCCCATTCCGCGTGAGCCGTTGCCGTTCCCCTGCACCGCGGTGGCCAGCACGAATGATCCGTTGTCCACATTTGATCGTGCCGCCGATTTTGCCGAGTCCTGGGGCGCACGTCTCGTGAACGCCGGCGCTGTCGGCCATCTCAATCCCATCTCCGGATACGGCCATTGGGAACAAGGCCACCAATTCCTCGAGGAGCTACTGGAAGAAGTAGCCACTGGGGCCGGTACCGACTCATAG
- a CDS encoding 3-keto-5-aminohexanoate cleavage protein, translated as MHFLDDSLFPENQEKLVITAAPYGPEWELDDFREDLPLTMEEHVQAAVDCYEAGATVLHIHVRELDGKGSKRLSKFNELLAGLREAVPDMILQVGGSISFAPEGEGADAKWLTDDTRHMLAELDPKPDQVTVAVSTKQMNITDLMTPDTIAGTSFERPEVWEAYREMVVPAGPSWVEEHVRRLQAAGIQPHFQIPGIPQLEKLERLLRRGAYTGPLVLTWVGIGGGGDGPNPFNAMEFIRRAPEGAVLTLESLMRSVLPINTMAIAMGLHVRCGNEDTIWGRKGERMTSVQQIEQLVRIAGELGREVATGKEAREIYKLDERYDNVDETLAKTGFSPNRRPGQVGFTHHA; from the coding sequence GTGCATTTCCTTGACGATTCACTCTTCCCCGAGAACCAGGAGAAGCTGGTCATCACCGCAGCGCCGTACGGACCCGAATGGGAGTTGGACGACTTCCGCGAGGACCTGCCGTTGACGATGGAGGAGCACGTTCAGGCTGCCGTCGATTGCTACGAGGCCGGCGCGACGGTACTGCACATCCACGTCCGCGAACTCGACGGCAAGGGCTCCAAGCGCCTGTCGAAGTTCAACGAACTGCTCGCGGGTCTGCGCGAGGCGGTGCCGGACATGATCCTGCAGGTCGGCGGTTCCATCTCCTTCGCCCCCGAGGGCGAGGGCGCGGACGCGAAGTGGCTCACCGACGACACCCGGCACATGCTTGCCGAACTCGATCCGAAGCCCGACCAGGTCACCGTCGCCGTGTCGACGAAGCAGATGAACATCACCGACCTGATGACTCCGGACACCATCGCGGGCACGTCTTTCGAGCGTCCCGAGGTGTGGGAGGCCTACCGCGAGATGGTGGTTCCCGCCGGACCCAGCTGGGTTGAAGAACACGTGCGGCGGTTGCAGGCCGCCGGAATCCAGCCGCATTTCCAGATCCCCGGAATTCCGCAACTCGAGAAGCTCGAACGTCTGCTCAGGCGCGGCGCGTACACCGGCCCGCTCGTGCTGACCTGGGTGGGGATCGGGGGTGGCGGCGATGGCCCGAACCCCTTCAACGCAATGGAATTCATTCGCCGGGCTCCCGAGGGCGCGGTCCTGACACTCGAGTCACTCATGCGTTCGGTGTTGCCGATCAACACGATGGCGATCGCGATGGGCCTGCACGTTCGCTGCGGCAACGAGGACACCATCTGGGGTCGCAAGGGCGAGAGGATGACCTCGGTCCAGCAGATCGAACAGCTGGTCCGCATTGCCGGCGAACTCGGCCGCGAGGTCGCTACCGGCAAGGAGGCCCGCGAAATCTACAAGCTCGACGAACGATACGACAACGTCGACGAGACCCTGGCCAAGACCGGGTTCTCGCCCAACCGCCGACCCGGACAGGTCGGATTCACCCACCACGCCTGA